The stretch of DNA ATTGGAGCAGAAGTGTCgaatttatttcttgataGTTGAGGATACATAGGTGTATATGTCCTTGTTGTGCCATGCTCAGCAATTTCTGGTAAATTGTTCTTGAATTCATCACagtcaattattttctatttttgtttaaattatattataaattaattgatttggttacattctttccttaAGTAATTTCGCCATAGGGAATCAATGAaatagctattggcaaataTTTCTGAGAAAAGAATGTAactaaatgaattatttcttaaTCTAAATTGATTTCTCAGCAACATTatctataataaaatgaaattattgtgTTAAGGGGCTGTGGAAttaatctagattaatttTGGCATCCCGTCTGCATGCTCCATTAACTTTGCATCCCCTGTACTGTGCTTTGTGTGGGCGGGAATCACTCACATTGCGCCCTTGTTACAAAATATACTTCTATATAGCttcggaaaaaaaatttcattttctagaatttttattttgaaaatttactaTGACACCAGTTGTCATCCCGTTTTTGAATGCATTTTCTTTccattcaatgaatttttcggTTAAATTGCTTGATAAATATTCTTTAACTCCTAAAGTTCACCTGCACCTAGTACTtacaattttctaattttaataacaaatctGTCAGTAAAAGGTGACTCTCCTGGGCGATTTTGTGGAATGCGAAAAATGGACCTATTAGAAATGATAATGTTACGTACCAggctaattaatttgtattaattatgaaataacaaaaaaaaggaagaacgttaaacaagaaaaataataatataataatttagcaataatacaaattaatgagCCTGATATTtaacgtaattttttataatcctcttgttttgttattccctactgGGTAACGGGTTAGCAGGTAGGTTAGCATAATATTATCAGTGAATTGgaacttaaataaaaaactgtgACAATTGATTATTCCTACAAATTTTACCATTCCTAAATCCTAACATTGGCTTGGAGAAGATAATATCCCAACTTGAAACTTAAACCTCTCGGAAAAAATAATCGTTGACTCAAAATACATTTGtattgacttgaaaaaaaaagcatttcgATTCGAGATAACTGTCCGCGttagttaaaaataacaacgttTCAATATGATAAAGAAAAGAACTTGATAAATACGACTGAGTGTTGCcaaaagaataattttgttttcaggtgagtaaaaattattgttgtccAATCATTAACTATACTAAACTAAAACAGAAAGATTTTTATGTGATACTTTCAAGCATCATGTTAGAATTGAAAGGTCTTGAAAAGTAACGCAAATGTTTTAACTTGTCCTTTTAATGTGGTCAAATAAAGCaatgctgattttttttttaacatttatttattacgatgaaatttatatatcttaaAGAATAAGAATTATGTGTCGACTTAATATTTAaacgttgaaaaaattattgaaagagGTTTCACATTATCACTCTCAAGTTTTGATGTGAGATCAAAATATCTCACATTTTAACGGATATGCTTccattcaataattatatagttaaaacaaaaatattaaaatttttatattatactcTGAAGTATTGAGTTGAGATCCAAACCTCTCAAATTTTAACCAacgtgatttatttatatatttaaatgtttcaaaggaaaattgttaaattaaattttaatacaaccaAGGCTCAAACTTAAATctaaatatatcaaatcataattattatgctTCTGTTTTGGatttcaatttattgaaaaaaaagaaggaaattttatttaattacttttcaatattaagctgaaattaaaatgtcttAATTTTTAGCTACAAAGATTGTATTAAAGATttcaatgttttaaaaaaaaattgtaaaatttttatctctcACTAAAAAGCATTGAGTTAAGATCCAAACCTCTCAAATTTTAACCaacatgatttatttatatatttaaatgtttcaaaggaaaattgttaaattgaattttaatacaacCAAGGCTCAAACTTAAATCTAAATATATCGAATCATAATTATCATGCTTCTGTTTTGGatttcaatttattgaaaaaaaatgaaaaaaaatttatttcattgctttccaatattaatttaaaattaaaatgtcataGTAAGCATTATTTATACTgcattcaaattaaaaaaagtaacacaaaatatttaatttttttatttttattattttattattttattattattactctgtatttttatttattattttaagtaaaagtataaaattatctGTATCCTATAgagttattgaattattttttttgtgttatttcatattgaataatcaataataaataataacaaaacaaataatttttaaactgatacattttcaatcaaaaatatgtattgaatgttaatgataaaaatattaataatttcgtatgaaatattattaataagtgaaatttaattttaattactttcagtacttttattatttaatataactttaatcattcaataataataaaactgtgATAATATACtcaaatttgacaaaaaaaacattttttttttattgaactaCGTACCTACATATAATTGAACATCggaaattgattatttttttgttctttttaattatattgagaATACTAAAATGATCTTATTATAAAATCTGACTTACAAACAATTACTATTAATAACTTTCAATTTGTTTGAAATTCTGTTTTTActtatgatttaaattttttaaatagcaaATAAAGTAATTATCCAGAAGgttatgatgaaaataaagctgaaggaatttttttaattttacaaactaaataaaaaaatttattttatgagtCTTTGAACTCGTATATTTATCGAAAGAGAAAAATCATGagtgttttattaaataaaaagaagaaattagctcaacatttttactttatcactttcatttttttttttggaacaaTATTCAATTctttggattttttatttttatttgttttcaattcttcctcatttttatttttatctgttttcaattcttcttcatttttatttttatcttttttcaattcttcttcatttttatcttttttcaattcttctttatttttattgtttgattctgattctgataaattttcattttcattttcatcatcattatcgtcattatcattatcgttatcatcatcattatcgtcatcatcagaatgaataataatatttacttgtcTTTCTTGTAACTGttgttcattaataaaatttttgtgggAAATTCTTTTTATATCGACAAGTATGCCAGCAGCTCCGGGATCTACTGTCGGTGAttccattttataaatatatattttggtaCTATTCCCTACAAGACTGAGCTTTCTTTTGGGAATAATGTTTCCAAAacataaaatgttttaaacaAGGTGTCAAAAGCAGCaattaaattctttatttGCCAGCGAACATGGTTGATACAAATGTGAACTCCATTTATGTTTTTCCAATTTTCTCCCACGATAATTAACATTGCTGACAAtggtttgtttaattttttgagcTCAGCTGCTCGTTCTTTATATGCATCATCAATTTCTGCAAAAtcctattttatttaaaattataaatactcaTTAatcaattcttattttttaaattcataaatatattataaaaattttttaccttgACTAGAAGTATTATACTAGTTTCACATTTTTCAACTGATGTTTTTGATGTTGACGATGTTCTTCCTCGTGGAGAAACTAACATCGGTAGTAAACGAAGCTTTGCAGCAAGGACAACATCAATATTGTCTGAactttcaattaatatttcagcattattaatttcttcattccacttcttaatttttcttttagcacaaatcatttttaaaatttttaacaaattatcgAAATTATGTTCATTGAATTCAACAGCTGCTGGATACCATATATTAAAATCCAAATTTACAAGTTCTTGCCCttgattactttttaaattactccACTTATCAATATAGCCTTCGATTGAATAAAGGGGAACGTTAGTAGAagtttttttgatgttttttttcaatttttttgtttctatccTATATGCATCGAGATCTTTTCTCCTCATAATTCTACTGACATTCCATGctttttcaactttattcCATGGTAAACAATCGGGATGACTGCTTAAATAATCCACAGATTTTGTAACATTTTCATCAactaaataaaagtatttgaaaaataaatatattatcaaacatattataaattaaaattctttttgccacgagttaaaaataaaaaagttttacctGGTTGAATTTCATCTTTAAGTGGTGGTGTAACTGCTCTTTCTTGTTTTATTCTATGTCTCTGATTTTTAATCGAATTCTGGAAATAACCACCAGGTCCATTTCCTTCTTCATCTAATGTGTACCAAAAGTTGGAATCTTcacaaggaaataattttgcGATTTTGTCAGACAAATGCTTTTTGTCATAACAGGAAAAtctgaaagaaaatataaaattgtattgagatattcaaaagtattttgaaaattgtaaatCGAAAATTAACTACACATAAAAATGACTTACTTctgtttttttgtaataatatattgtgtTATGTAAAAACCTATTAACCGACGTGTTGCCTTCTTTGAATCTCCTTTTTTGAATTTCtgagttttttcaaaatactCAACAATTGCTGGTCCTTTGCCTGAGCATGTTGTCATCAATACTTTTCTAATATCCAAACTTGCTATTATAGGATCGACATAAAAAGTTAAATCATGTCCATTCGATTCATCATTGCttttgtcatttatattttcttcattacTAGTAGAAgcctaaaataaaaaaaaaaaagaatatattatattgacGAAATAGTTTGAATGATCAATTGTTGTCAGAATATAGTATATATGTTgctcaaaattataaaataaatttaaaaatttagattttttatataataaataaatcttattgataatttttttatttgattattatagtGAATTTTTTCACACACAATTAATAAGCACCttcgaatttttataaatttttttcataatagattcaatttttattaaaaaaaaattttttttatcaacttataattcaattaatgcaattttaattttttcaaatattaaaatttttttttccaactaaaATCTTGACTAttttggttattattttttttttttttctcttaaatttttgattcatGACATTGAAAAGACGAATTTcacataatttataatcatgACAATAagtaaaacaataaatgatgataatgacaatATTTCGCAGactaaatgataataatgatttagaataaaaatccaattattcatttgtaaaCACCATCAATTCTTTTTTCAGTTTATGAATCAtcctaataaaaatttaattatttactcatagaaataatatataaaactgaTATTTATCCATTACAAGGacaaaaataatcacaaaattATGAATGcttgtatttttgaatttgtCATTGTGAAACTGTTATATTTTGATCTTAAACATCCATAGAACAAGctgatgttttaaatttaaaaaaaaaatgacacaaATATAATTCAGCACAACAATTggttaattgataaattatttaacttttgaatttttgtcattgattcacttttgtaatataaatagaaataaaataaatgcgtttttaaaattattatgttactCTATTGAATAACTCAAATGACAAAGTAATTttcagataataattaaattttctttcatgaCATATATTTCTAACTCAATTAATTTAGTCAGGTGaatgaaaatagaaatgataaatatttttcaacattttactTTAAAACTAATATTTTACATGATATCAAGATGATCCATATTCAAGTT from Aphidius gifuensis isolate YNYX2018 linkage group LG4, ASM1490517v1, whole genome shotgun sequence encodes:
- the LOC122855032 gene encoding uncharacterized protein LOC122855032 translates to MTTCSGKGPAIVEYFEKTQKFKKGDSKKATRRLIGFYITQYIITKKQKFSCYDKKHLSDKIAKLFPCEDSNFWYTLDEEGNGPGGYFQNSIKNQRHRIKQERAVTPPLKDEIQPVDENVTKSVDYLSSHPDCLPWNKVEKAWNVSRIMRRKDLDAYRIETKKLKKNIKKTSTNVPLYSIEGYIDKWSNLKSNQGQELVNLDFNIWYPAAVEFNEHNFDNLLKILKMICAKRKIKKWNEEINNAEILIESSDNIDVVLAAKLRLLPMLVSPRGRTSSTSKTSVEKCETSIILLVKDFAEIDDAYKERAAELKKLNKPLSAMLIIVGENWKNINGVHICINHVRWQIKNLIAAFDTLFKTFYVLETLFPKESSVL